The nucleotide window CACAAATTCCCTCAATGCTCAAACAAAAGTTTCCAGCTTGCATCTTTGTGCTTAGCTGGCTTCTGCTTTGGCTCCTCCAGTTGTTCATTGCTCACAAGCCCCCACCCTACCCATTACTTCTTTCTATTCCCCCTTCCTATATAAACCCACCTCTTTCTAAAACCCTATCACCCTCACAACAATCTCAAActccctcttcctcttcctctttttctttctctgtcTCCTGTTTCAAAAAGATGGGGATTTCTGGTAACGTgtcttgtttggttttgttggtTGGTTTAGCATTGAGCTCTTTAATAGTAGGCTCTTATGCTGGCAACTTCTATCAAGACTTTGACTTGACATGGGGTGGTCACCGTCCTAAGATATTCAAGGGAGGTCAGCTTCTTTCTTTGTCTTTGGACAAGGTTTCTGGCTCTGGATTCCAGTCCAAGAAAGAGTACCTGTTCGGGAGGATTGACATGCAACTTAAGCTTGTTGCCGGAAACTCTGCCGGCACTGTGACTGCCTACTACGTACGTATTCggagaaataaaaatatatacgtAACTCGCACTGCCTATacattttcttcattattttctgATATATAGTTGTTATTTAGACTCTCAATATATAAGTCATTCTGCGTACTCCATATACAAGTTGACACTGATttccaattttttcttttaagaaaACCTCGCTTTCTTTTCAAATTAAGGTGAACGGAGGAACAAATTATTGAAGCCTTACTTGGCTTTATCtcgatctttaaagaaaaaggaaaagaataaaGTGTAAACTAAAGAAGCTTCCTATACTTCATCTAGAAATGAATTCTAATGGACCCCCTTAGAATTATGAATGCTTGTCTTATCGAAACATCTTTACAgtgacccaaaaaaaagaacagtGAAAGTTTCTGAACCTTCATGGGCTGCATCAAATGTAGAAAGTGATTATGAATTCACTTAGGTGGTAGGATATTTATTTTCAACTACAAATTTACAACACTTTTCAACTGTTGCGTTTGTTTTGCCTAAATCTGCAGTTGTCTTCTCAAGGCCCTGCACATGATGAAATCGACTTTGAATTCTTGGGAAATGTCAGTGGAGATCCATATGTGTTGCATACCAATATTTTCACTCAGGGCAAGGGAAACAGAGAGCAGCAATTCTATCTCTGGTTTGACCCCTCAAAAAACTTCCACACTTACTCCATCATCTGGAAGCCCCAGCACATAATGTAAGTTTATGCctatatcaattttttttgtaactaGTAACgctttcatagtttcatatgaCATGAAGATTGAAGAATGCTCGGCAGCCAAATTTGTTTGCAAAATGATTTGTACGGTCACATATGTCCAATTTCGACCTAAAGGGATGAAACACTACTCTCATAGTGGAGTGCCCATTCCAACAGTCCAATTCTTGCCGATTGGATCCCCTAAGCCACAAAACAAATGGACTTTTTTGGTCCATGCATTAAAGAATCTTTCAATTTTGGTCATTTTGATGTTGAAATTGCAATCTGACATTCTGACACACTCTTTTCACAATTGGATTTATGGGCTGATTGGGTCGCTTACCCTTTATGCAGTTTCTTGGTGGACAATACTCCCATTAGAGTGTTCAAAAATGCTGAATCACTGGGTGTTCCATTCCCAAAGAACCAAGCCATGAGAATTTACTCGAGCCTTTGGAATGCTGATGATTGGGCTACCAGAGGAGGATTGGTGAAAACTGATTGGTCAAAGGCACCCTTTACAGCATACTACAGAAACTTCAACGTCATCGATGCTAAATCATCCAAATCATTCTCTGATTCTCAGCCTAGTTGGCAGACCAATGCACTTGATGCTCCTAGCCGAAGACGCCTGAGATGGGTTCAGAAGTACTTCATGATCTACAACTACTGCACCGATTTAAAACGCTTCCCACGAGGTTTTCCTGCTGAGTGTAGGAACTGATCTTTCCAGCTAATCGATCAGTTTGAATGCATTCTTTAGTACTGTCTGTGTATACAGGGTTGGTGTTAAAGCCATGTCAAATAATGAGTTCTTTGTAGCTTTGGTGGGGGAGTGATGGTCAAACCAACACCAAATTTGTAAACTAGCATTTGTTGAATCTGTTTCATATAATAAAATTTCAGTGTCCGTTGTTTAGTTTCtcattcacaatgctctgttctcTGAAAATCTCCTTGCTAATAGCTCACTGGGAATATGGGATTGTGAAACCGTTGGGACAAGAAACTAATTAAGTCACTACGCCCGTTAGATATTGGTGTCCAGTAATAAGCATAGCTAAAATCCAGCAGGCATTCATAAACTCATAATTAGGAGTTCAAAGCCAAAATATAAAAATCTAAACTAAAAACAGAAGAGTGCCTCCTTTCAAAAGAAAACAGAAGAGTGCATGCAAAAAAAGATGAGGGCTGGGATTTTAGCCCGGAAACCCGGAACCCGACCCGGAACcggcccgggaccggcccgaACGGTCCGGGCCCTTAAAATTTTTTTGTCAGTTCTATAAAACCCGGCCCGAAATCATTATATAACGGGCCGGGCTCGGGCCTTagatttagaagaaaaaaaagcccGAAGGCCCGAATCATGTATAATTGCATAgattattttatcttttttttttttttacaactattttattcttttctcccttctttcttctctgttctgacattctcctcttctttctcttctttcaaGAGAATCCTATCTCTTCTTGTTCCCTTTCtcccccttttttatttttttcttctctcttcttatcttcttcttcttctttcccatacgcctcctttctcttttctttttcttttccctgcTCTTCCTAGTCCTCATTCTCCATCAGATCAATTGTAGATCATTAGAGACCCAGTACCCCTCTCACGCTCCCTCCCTTTGTAATTGAATGGTTCTTGGCTGGTTTTTTCACTTGGTCTGCCACCTTCTCTCTGCATATGTTGAGATTCCTTTTCAACTGGTTTCATCCATCTCTCTTCTTGCTCCGGTTTTTTCACTTAGTCTAAGAACCCTTGTTCAcatcaatcaataaaatgaTTATTTTGTATACTAATTGCTTATCAATATGGATAAACCCGACTTTGGAATTTGGATGGTGGTGGTTAGGCGGCTTTGGGGGCGGAGGAATTTGGGTTTGGAGCAGATCTGATctggctattttttttttttttagtttttttttttaagccttTTGGGCCCAAAAAACCCGAAAACCCGGCCCGAAAAAAACGGTCCGGGCCCAACTCGGTCCCAAAACTGAAAAAATGTTAtttaggcccggcccgaaaatttCGGTCCGGGTCCGGGCTCTATAAATTTTACACGGGCCGGGCCCAATCCCAGCCCTAGGATAAACTATAGGCTAAAAAGTCACAAATGGTCGTTGAACTTTGACCCATTCGACTCTTTCGTTACTCAGTTTTTAAAAATATCACTTTAATCACTCCAAATGTTTGGCACTGTCTTTCACTTTAGTCACTATCGATAAAGCTATCATTAAACTTATGTAAAATAATGTATTATCTTATGGATCgatatttaataataaaaaaaagatgatGCAGTGACGCTACTGATGCACTAATGTAGTGCATTTAGCTGAAGGGATTGAAGAGCAGATTGATCGAGCAAAGGGTAAAACCGTAAAATTGCAAATTTGACGTTCGGTATCAGAATGCTAATTATTATAACTTTGTGAGAAGAGAGCAACACCAGGAGTCGAACTTGTTGCTTTGCCACGACGTATGTGCTTTTTCGAGCTTCTAAGGTCGTTTCGGGGCTCAAAACTGTATTTTACTATTTTGACatcattttaggttttctagttagttttggatttgttttaggCTTGATTGTTATTTTCCATAGGGTTTGTTTTCTAGTATTTAAGCAATCTGAAACGGTTGTAGACTTTATCTTTTATattattatcaatcaaattgagagttttctcataTTCTGGTCCACTCCAAATTTATCTGTTTTAAGGTTTATAGCTTGTAAACCCCATTACTTCTGACTGCGTCATGCACACTCAGTTAATCATCTTCAcctttgaccaaaagaaaattattatcttCATAGACCATCAATATTTACATTTCCCTCCCTAAAGTATAACTAATTCTCACTTATTTATTCTTATGTAATTTCATAGCGTCAAGAAATTGCAAagctcttctttttgttttgtttttattgtagTGCTTTctattccatttttttttttttgaagtaaatgttcattgcattagatgaccagCCAACAAGACAGAGGCTAACATACACTTAAAATATAGAAAAATGGCAAAATAACGACCAAGCTCCTATCTAAGCCctgtaaactcattacaagtcaagtTGACCCCGCTTTGTAAAGCAAacccataaacaaagaacaactccgtgtcttctagggcaaaatcattgacTAGCATTCTCATTGGCCAGGCACGCAATTGTTGTACCAACAGAGAACcacttcctagcaaacaaataggagcaattccttatccataagccgcttgaaAAAAACTACCAATCTTATTCAAGATAATTGCCAACTCCAATAGCAGTCTTGATTCGAAACTATTGGTCATGGACCATAAGTCAACCTAAAAGCCCAAGAAAGTCTACAACTTAGGCCATGCCCACCTTCATCACTAAGTGACGAATGAGGGTGGCAAGGCACCCTCCTTATTGGCACACAACATAGACCCAACAGCCCCAatttgagcccaggcccaaataTGAGCAAAGTGAGCAGAAACCCTGCCTATGCCAATCTGCCACCGCCGCTAGCTTTTTCGGCGGCCGGCCCCAATAGCACCGCATCAGCGTCAAGTCTGGTGTCGCTGCCTCTCCGTCCAAGCCGGCAACAAAATCAGACCGAATCAAGAAGAAATCCCGATCCCTTGCATTCCAAACAGTCTGGGCTCTGGTAGAAACTATTCCGAGCAAACTCGATCCCTATCACCGTCTTAGATCGACTCTGTTCTCCACTCCCCTCCGCCTTCAATCAGAGATCGAATAGGTCAGCCAATACGTTGCTGACCACCCGAAATCCTCCGGGATCCGACCACCCAAACCAAAAGGGATATCAACCTAAAACTGGAAACCGTGCACAACACACCTCACTCTCGATCAGCATCGAACACGTAGCGACGTGCCAAGGCTAGACGACCATCGAGCTCCGCAAGGATTGACGGTGCGGTTCTCTGTGCTCGACATTCCTAAGAGAAAGCGCCGCTAGGGAACACTGTGGGAACGCTTTATATTCCATATTGTTATGTAATTAACATGTTGAGATTTTATGgctttatattgttattaaataATTGGGCATAAATgttgaaattaaagaaaaggaaggTGACTCCAAGTTAATTATAGACTCTATCAACAAAAAATGTGCTTCTCCTTGGCGTCTTCGTACTCTTTTGAAAGACATCATGAGTCTGGCTAGCAATTTCGAAGCTATTTCCTTCTTTTATGTTCCCAGGGAAGCCAACTTCGTTGCTGATGCTGTTACAAATATGGGTCATAGATCTTCTACTCCTATCACTTGGTCCCAAAAGTTGTCGTTCTCTGCCTTAtctgcttttaattttgatcagttTAGTTTTGGTTGTAGTAGGGGCTTTAAGTTGTAATTTTCTTTCCCTtctaaacaaaaaaacaaaaaaacaaaaaaaagtcattCTCAATTTTAATAGTTTGTAACAATAATTTTAACAGTAGTGACTAAAGTGAAAGATGGTCTTTCAGTTTAATCTGTGTTGTACGACTCAAATAACTAGAGTCAATCTGCACTTGTATATTTAAATTACACTTGCTGATATACATTAATAGAAATATAATTACATGAATTGAGTTAATGCAAACCACTGACAATAACTCTCTACAATCTGACCTTAAAATTAGTTCCTAGAATCAAGATAATCAGATTATCAGAGGAGAAAATATTTAGTACATGGTACTAgtcgctctgctagggtttgctcGTGAATTTTTGATCTACGACAAAATTTCCTAAACTTGGTGGTTGTGCATGTCATTGCCAGCCTTGAGACTGTTTGTATATTCCTTGTATTTAATGTCAACCTAGCAGCAGAGCGGACTTTAGCGTGGAATTGGGTGTCTTTTGGTAATGGTTTGGTGTAGGACCATGTAGGTTTTGCTGGTGTTTTGGTGCGGCGCACCCAAGTGTTTCGCCCAGATCCAATAGTGAAGCTAGAAGTTGATCTCTACGTTAGTGGGGCACTCGAAAGGAACAAAATTTGAAACttcaaatatatcaaaattttaataaaaaaaaataaaaaattagattaGGTTACAGAAAGATCAACATTTTTTTAAAtcacatattttattaataatttcTAGTTTTTAGATTTTAGACAATTTTTTATATGATGGGAATATAATTTATCTTTGAATTTTAAAACTATAAGAAAAATAGTGTtactgttaaaaaaaaatataagtcTAAAATTGCAAACACGTTTCAAACCTAGGACCAgccaaaatatataaacaagccCCTACCACTATAGcaagtcagttttttttttttttttaaaacaactCAAACGCTACAACCAGtctttcgtgagtcgaactTACAACCTCTCACTTACGAAGGGGAGACTATTCACTaaaccaaatggtactgggcaGCAAGTCATCTTTTAGTTATATTTTGGAAACTCTAAATCCTTTATACATTTATTCagtaaagaaatttaaaaaaaatgaataagtaaTATTCCTAGTAAGGCACTAGACACACCATGTCCCAACGTGGCTCTGCCACTGCCCGGATATGTTTCTTGGTTTTTGCTTTACTGATGCGTTATACAAGGATGAGAATGGATATGGTGGTGACTGTTTGGTCTTTCCTGCCGACAGTGGGTGGAGTGACTATGGCGGTGTAGTGGTTCTCTAGTGGACGAGGCCCTGGATTTCTTGTGGGATAGAGGTTCTGTGTTGGAGTTGCTATACAACCTGTTGAGGTCAAGATCAgactaattgtttttttttttttttttgggggggttGAGGACGCTGGTGACGATGGGTACAATGACTGGTCTTCCAATGGTGGTGCTATGCTCAAAGATGATGGTTGTATGTTTGCGGTGGTGGAAGACAGAGATAGAGGCTGGTCTGAATGGGCCACCTCGACAACTAACTAGGCTGAATTTGTTTGGTTCTGTTACCCCACCCTTTGGGCCCATTGCTTTAGGCTCAATGGGCTAGAATTTTCCATTGGTTGGGTTGCCCCTTTATtatgggtttggtttggtttgggtcTGTAAGGCCTATAATACTGCTTAAACTTTGAAGAACGCAAAATAATTATTATCTCCGATGAACCATTTAATCTACAACGGAGGActaggtttttttgttttagtaAAAGTGCATATAACTCTAAAAGGTGGATGTACTAGGGATATGTTGGGTGCTTATCCTGTTTTTCGAATAAGCTTGTTTTAGTGTACTCTGTAAAACAGTTCTTTTTGATGACCCTA belongs to Rosa chinensis cultivar Old Blush chromosome 4, RchiOBHm-V2, whole genome shotgun sequence and includes:
- the LOC112201127 gene encoding xyloglucan endotransglucosylase/hydrolase 2, producing MGISGNVSCLVLLVGLALSSLIVGSYAGNFYQDFDLTWGGHRPKIFKGGQLLSLSLDKVSGSGFQSKKEYLFGRIDMQLKLVAGNSAGTVTAYYLSSQGPAHDEIDFEFLGNVSGDPYVLHTNIFTQGKGNREQQFYLWFDPSKNFHTYSIIWKPQHIIFLVDNTPIRVFKNAESLGVPFPKNQAMRIYSSLWNADDWATRGGLVKTDWSKAPFTAYYRNFNVIDAKSSKSFSDSQPSWQTNALDAPSRRRLRWVQKYFMIYNYCTDLKRFPRGFPAECRN